From a single Candidatus Neomarinimicrobiota bacterium genomic region:
- a CDS encoding TIGR00730 family Rossman fold protein — MNKENKDRFYYNKEFLGSPEGRSVRLLSEYYGPLQRFKRNKIQDTIVFFGSARLKSAEDAKAALAEAPKNLSKDERTVLETNLEMSRYYESARELSYKMTKWSKGLKHKKKRFIVTSGGGPGIMEAANRGATEANGLAVGLSISLPFETSGNEWISDDLEINFHYFFMRKFWFLYLAKAMVVWPGGFGTLDEVMEVLTLIQTQKLRKQIPIVLFDSHFWNNVVNWEFLADKGVISRSDLDLFQICDTVDDAYNYLTKRITATHLRGPNF; from the coding sequence ATGAATAAAGAGAATAAAGACCGTTTTTATTATAACAAGGAATTTTTAGGCAGTCCAGAAGGACGATCTGTCCGACTATTGTCTGAGTACTATGGCCCTCTCCAACGATTCAAACGAAACAAAATCCAGGATACTATTGTATTCTTCGGTTCAGCAAGATTGAAATCAGCAGAAGACGCAAAAGCTGCATTGGCCGAAGCACCAAAAAATCTATCCAAGGATGAACGAACCGTTTTAGAAACGAATCTGGAAATGAGCCGATATTATGAATCGGCCCGAGAATTATCATATAAAATGACGAAATGGAGCAAAGGACTCAAGCATAAGAAAAAACGCTTTATCGTCACATCCGGCGGTGGGCCGGGAATAATGGAAGCAGCCAATCGTGGCGCCACTGAAGCCAACGGACTGGCAGTTGGATTATCCATCTCCCTACCCTTTGAGACATCGGGGAATGAATGGATTTCTGATGATTTGGAAATCAACTTTCATTACTTTTTTATGCGTAAGTTTTGGTTCCTTTACTTGGCTAAAGCCATGGTGGTTTGGCCCGGTGGGTTTGGTACTTTGGATGAAGTGATGGAGGTACTCACCCTCATTCAAACCCAAAAACTACGGAAGCAGATTCCTATTGTTCTATTTGATAGTCACTTTTGGAATAATGTGGTGAACTGGGAATTTCTCGCAGATAAAGGTGTCATCTCTCGATCCGATCTGGACTTGTTCCAAATTTGTGATACGGTGGATGATGCCTATAATTACTTAACGAAAAGAATAACGGCGACGCATCTACGCGGACCCAATTTTTGA